The following are from one region of the Synechococcus sp. CBW1108 genome:
- the lpxK gene encoding tetraacyldisaccharide 4'-kinase yields the protein MLLATPRFWYARQPTLLARLLQPLGWLYALGVRWHRRHSRPGRLPVAVLSVGNITLGGTGKTPLVIALARELQRRGFTVAVLLRGYGANSRQPRRVGPTDAAALVGDEALEIQRSLPEVAVWVGRDRLAGGAAAISAGADLLLLDDGLQHWRLARDCDISVLDRRQGLGNRLVFPAGPLREPVDQLGRADLLVLAGAGLAPRPPNWPFEKPCFFLTGWIEPPERLRAVPLLAFCGIGLPDKFFAALRQAGLQLVGTVGFPDHHPYAAADLERLECRADAHGATLVTTLKDWHRLPEGWGGRVVALPLVLDGRVVAEIASAALARLEARRAGTT from the coding sequence ATGCTGCTTGCCACCCCCCGCTTCTGGTACGCCCGGCAGCCCACCCTGCTGGCCCGCCTGCTGCAGCCCCTGGGCTGGCTTTATGCCTTGGGCGTGCGTTGGCATCGGCGCCACAGCCGCCCAGGCCGGCTGCCTGTGGCCGTGCTGTCGGTCGGCAACATCACCTTGGGCGGCACCGGCAAGACACCCCTGGTGATCGCCCTGGCCCGGGAGCTCCAGCGGCGCGGCTTCACGGTGGCCGTGCTGTTGCGGGGCTATGGCGCCAACAGCCGCCAGCCCAGGCGGGTGGGCCCGACCGATGCAGCGGCTCTGGTGGGCGATGAGGCCTTGGAAATTCAGCGTTCCCTGCCAGAGGTGGCCGTGTGGGTGGGAAGGGACCGGTTGGCCGGGGGGGCGGCGGCGATCAGCGCAGGCGCCGATCTGCTGCTGCTCGACGATGGACTGCAGCATTGGCGCCTGGCCCGCGACTGTGACATCAGCGTGCTCGATCGTCGCCAAGGCCTGGGCAACCGCCTGGTTTTTCCGGCCGGTCCGCTGCGGGAGCCCGTAGATCAGCTGGGGCGCGCCGATCTGCTTGTGCTTGCCGGTGCTGGTTTGGCCCCGAGGCCACCAAACTGGCCCTTCGAGAAGCCCTGCTTCTTCCTGACTGGTTGGATCGAGCCACCGGAGCGGTTGCGGGCAGTGCCCCTGCTGGCCTTCTGCGGCATCGGCCTGCCGGATAAGTTCTTTGCGGCCCTGCGGCAGGCGGGTCTGCAGCTGGTTGGCACCGTTGGTTTCCCAGATCACCACCCTTATGCTGCTGCAGATCTGGAGCGCCTGGAGTGCCGTGCAGACGCCCATGGCGCCACATTGGTGACCACCTTGAAAGACTGGCACCGTCTGCCGGAAGGGTGGGGCGGACGGGTTGTGGCCCTGCCCCTAGTCCTCGATGGCCGGGTAGTGGCGGAGATCGCCTCGGCGGCCCTGGCCAGGCTGGAGGCCAGACGGGCTGGAACCACCTGA
- a CDS encoding lysophospholipid acyltransferase family protein: protein MPKKRQLLNNPFLATLTGVLLNGYGELVRRTSRIRIQADPEVDRLLHEANAPIIYAIWHCHVFFLPLVRLYARKPISVLLSSHRDAQIVGVAARMRGLELVEGSSTRGGTRAYRQLLALLRGGDSVCITPDGPKGPALKLKAGIVHLAQKSGCAVVPVAAACTRMRRIKTWDQTLLPLPFGRCVLELGPPIYISPESPLDDQLAQLAAALNDTVHRASGNLLSSA, encoded by the coding sequence TTGCCCAAGAAGCGCCAGCTGCTCAACAACCCCTTTCTGGCCACTCTGACTGGGGTTCTGCTGAATGGCTATGGCGAATTGGTACGTCGCACCTCCAGGATTAGGATCCAAGCCGATCCAGAGGTCGACCGCCTGTTGCATGAAGCAAATGCACCGATTATTTATGCAATCTGGCACTGCCACGTTTTCTTCTTGCCGCTCGTGCGTCTCTATGCACGCAAGCCGATTTCCGTTCTTCTAAGTTCCCATCGAGATGCCCAAATCGTCGGGGTAGCTGCCCGAATGCGTGGTCTTGAACTGGTGGAAGGCTCCTCCACCCGTGGCGGCACCCGCGCCTATCGCCAGTTGCTAGCCCTCCTGCGGGGGGGGGATTCGGTGTGCATTACCCCCGATGGTCCCAAGGGACCTGCCTTGAAGTTGAAAGCAGGCATTGTTCACCTTGCTCAGAAATCTGGTTGTGCTGTGGTTCCTGTGGCTGCGGCCTGCACGCGGATGCGCAGGATAAAAACCTGGGACCAAACCCTTCTACCCCTGCCCTTTGGACGTTGCGTGTTGGAGCTGGGCCCTCCGATCTACATCAGTCCTGAGAGCCCTCTGGATGATCAGCTGGCCCAGTTGGCTGCTGCTCTCAATGACACGGTCCACCGTGCGTCCGGAAACCTCCTCTCGTCGGCTTGA
- a CDS encoding photosystem II reaction center protein J, translated as MSGKKSNLPDGRIPDRLPDGRPAVAWRSRWTEGVLPLWLVATAGGMAVIFVVGLFFYGAYVGVGSA; from the coding sequence ATGAGCGGCAAGAAGTCCAACCTGCCTGACGGCCGGATTCCAGATCGCCTTCCCGATGGTCGCCCGGCAGTGGCCTGGCGCTCCCGCTGGACCGAAGGGGTGCTACCCCTCTGGCTCGTTGCCACCGCGGGTGGAATGGCTGTGATTTTTGTGGTGGGATTGTTCTTCTACGGCGCCTACGTGGGAGTGGGTTCGGCCTGA
- a CDS encoding beta-ketoacyl-[acyl-carrier-protein] synthase family protein, translating to MPESLSAQVAVTGLGCICPLGNTPEAAYSAYARGDTGISLLTEPWAETFKSRLGGLVKLDMVAELGDYLVSRLDRFSQFALLAARQAWNASGLHDSGLAPERLAVVMATGIGGVNTMLEQHQRLISGAKRLHPLGIAMAMPNSATAQITMEIGACGGAHAPVSACAGGAEAIAWGLMLLEARKVDAVLVGGAESAIHPLAIRGFSEMRALSSRLDDPASSCRPFAADREGFVLSEGAGAIVLERLDDARARHAHVQALLMGAGMTSDAHHLATPHPEGVHAASAISLALRDADISAQDVNFISAHATGTRIGDLAESRAIESVFGASTQDLWVTAPKGALGHLLGGAGSVESVLTIKALQAGVVPVSVNSTPRDPDIGLNIPTASEPYLVNRSQRFALKNTFGFGGHNVSLVWASV from the coding sequence ATGCCTGAATCCTTGTCGGCTCAAGTTGCCGTAACCGGATTGGGCTGTATTTGTCCCCTGGGCAATACACCGGAAGCTGCCTACTCCGCCTACGCTCGAGGTGATACGGGAATCAGCTTGCTTACTGAGCCCTGGGCCGAAACTTTCAAGTCCAGGCTTGGTGGTTTAGTCAAATTGGATATGGTTGCTGAGCTGGGTGATTATCTGGTTAGTCGTCTGGATCGTTTTAGCCAGTTTGCCCTGCTGGCAGCTAGGCAGGCCTGGAATGCAAGTGGTTTGCATGATTCGGGGCTTGCCCCCGAGCGGCTCGCCGTAGTTATGGCCACTGGAATTGGCGGAGTTAATACGATGCTTGAGCAGCATCAAAGGCTCATCTCCGGCGCCAAGCGACTCCATCCGTTGGGCATCGCTATGGCTATGCCCAACTCTGCCACAGCGCAGATCACTATGGAAATAGGAGCCTGTGGGGGAGCCCATGCGCCTGTTTCAGCCTGTGCAGGGGGTGCCGAGGCGATTGCATGGGGGTTGATGTTGCTCGAAGCTAGAAAGGTTGATGCCGTGCTTGTGGGGGGGGCTGAATCTGCAATCCATCCCCTCGCGATCCGAGGATTTTCAGAGATGCGTGCCCTTTCTTCAAGACTTGACGATCCAGCCTCTTCTTGTCGCCCGTTTGCCGCAGATCGTGAGGGCTTTGTTTTGAGTGAAGGGGCCGGGGCAATTGTGCTCGAACGACTGGATGACGCCAGGGCCCGCCATGCGCATGTGCAGGCGCTGCTGATGGGTGCAGGGATGACCAGTGATGCGCACCATCTGGCCACTCCCCATCCCGAGGGAGTGCACGCAGCCAGTGCGATCAGTTTGGCCCTGCGGGATGCGGATATATCAGCGCAGGATGTGAACTTCATCAGCGCCCACGCAACCGGTACCCGGATCGGAGATCTAGCTGAATCTCGGGCGATTGAATCTGTTTTTGGTGCCTCTACCCAGGATCTTTGGGTCACCGCTCCGAAGGGAGCCCTAGGCCATCTGCTGGGTGGAGCTGGTTCGGTGGAATCGGTCTTGACAATAAAGGCCCTTCAGGCTGGGGTGGTGCCGGTGAGCGTTAACTCAACTCCGCGGGATCCGGACATAGGCCTGAATATTCCCACTGCTTCTGAGCCCTATCTGGTGAATCGTTCCCAGCGTTTTGCCTTAAAAAATACATTTGGTTTTGGTGGTCATAATGTATCTCTTGTGTGGGCAAGTGTCTAG
- a CDS encoding photosystem II reaction center protein L: MQRSPNPNNLPVELNRTSLFLGLLFVFTIGILFSSYFFN; this comes from the coding sequence ATGCAACGCTCCCCCAACCCCAATAACCTGCCGGTCGAACTAAACCGCACCAGCCTTTTTCTCGGCCTGCTCTTCGTGTTCACGATCGGCATTCTTTTCTCGAGCTATTTCTTCAATTAA
- a CDS encoding 3-deoxy-D-manno-octulosonic acid transferase, which yields MTRSTVRPETSSRRLERAAAVKGSALLLLFRLFALLLSPLLLAVLIWRLLHGKEDPRRLGERLGLSGCRRPPGQLVWLHAASVGELISLLPLLQQLEGVSGPRLLLTTGSRSSAELASRRLGAGVVHQYVPLDHWLSFALFRRHWRPDLGVLAEAELWPELIHAMPRPLLINARMSGRSFRRHQRQPWFAAWLLARFQAILAQSPQDGERFRRLGGRQVRSVGSTKLDAEPPRADPAIVAKLAQAFACRPVLLLASSHAGEDVALLAAYPELRRRLPALALLLVPRHPQRAHEVAAAAARDGLAVRCWGELAGGAPAEALDVVVADRIGEMGAWIQASRLVVMGGSFALGGRAIGGHNPLEPLRLGRPVLCGPDMANFADLTEELIDTGWLLQCADLPQLWQAVAAHPAWAALPQGPPPELQGPSRLIAALIRAELKA from the coding sequence ATGACACGGTCCACCGTGCGTCCGGAAACCTCCTCTCGTCGGCTTGAGCGCGCCGCAGCTGTGAAGGGCAGTGCCCTGCTTTTGCTGTTCCGGCTGTTCGCCCTGCTGCTCTCCCCGCTGCTGTTGGCGGTGCTGATCTGGCGCCTGCTGCACGGCAAGGAGGATCCTCGCCGGCTTGGCGAGCGGCTGGGCCTAAGCGGGTGTCGCCGCCCCCCTGGCCAGTTGGTGTGGCTGCATGCCGCCAGCGTCGGTGAACTGATCAGCCTGTTGCCCTTGCTGCAGCAATTGGAAGGGGTGTCTGGTCCCAGACTGCTGCTGACCACGGGCTCGCGAAGTTCGGCCGAGTTGGCGAGCCGCCGCCTGGGGGCTGGGGTGGTTCACCAATATGTGCCCCTGGATCACTGGTTGAGTTTTGCCCTCTTTCGCCGCCATTGGCGGCCCGATCTGGGTGTGCTTGCGGAGGCCGAACTCTGGCCTGAGCTGATCCACGCCATGCCCAGGCCCCTGCTGATCAATGCCCGCATGAGTGGGCGTTCCTTTCGGCGCCATCAGCGGCAGCCTTGGTTCGCCGCTTGGCTGCTGGCGCGATTTCAGGCCATTCTGGCCCAGTCGCCCCAGGATGGTGAGCGCTTTCGACGTCTGGGGGGCCGCCAGGTGCGCTCAGTGGGGTCCACCAAGCTCGATGCGGAGCCGCCCAGGGCGGATCCGGCGATCGTGGCAAAGCTGGCCCAGGCGTTCGCCTGCCGTCCAGTGCTGCTGCTGGCCAGTAGCCATGCTGGCGAGGATGTTGCCCTGCTGGCCGCCTACCCGGAGCTTCGACGCAGGCTGCCGGCCCTAGCCCTGTTGCTGGTACCCCGCCACCCGCAGCGGGCCCATGAGGTGGCTGCGGCTGCGGCTCGTGATGGCCTGGCCGTGCGCTGTTGGGGCGAGCTGGCCGGGGGCGCCCCCGCCGAAGCCCTCGATGTGGTGGTGGCCGATCGGATTGGGGAAATGGGCGCCTGGATCCAGGCCTCCCGTCTTGTGGTGATGGGGGGCAGCTTCGCTTTGGGGGGGAGGGCCATAGGCGGCCACAACCCGCTCGAGCCGCTTCGGCTCGGCCGCCCGGTGCTGTGTGGTCCCGATATGGCCAACTTCGCCGATCTCACAGAGGAGCTCATTGACACAGGTTGGTTGCTTCAGTGCGCCGATCTCCCCCAGCTCTGGCAGGCGGTGGCGGCTCACCCGGCCTGGGCGGCTCTGCCCCAGGGGCCGCCGCCAGAGTTGCAGGGCCCCAGCCGCCTCATCGCCGCCCTGATCCGTGCGGAGCTCAAGGCCTGA
- a CDS encoding carotenoid oxygenase family protein has translation MISSATLPVADGPRFDRADWSGAFRNVGLELSDELVVAVRGTIPTELAGTLYRNGPGRLERGGLWVHHPFDGDGMVAALRFEAGQVHLTNRFVRTEGWLAEERAGRFVYRGVFGTQKPGGVLANAFDLRLKNIANTHVVRLGDQLLALWEAAEPHALDPQTLETRGLSRLDGVLKPGEAFSAHPRFDPGHHGEPRMVTFGVKAGPTSTIRLMEFATEEQPDGVRAGELVADRSHSFKGFAFLHDFAVTPSWAVFLQNAVAFNPLPFVFGQKGAAQCLASKSGEAGQFWLVPRQSGHHAGAKPVQLPAPEGFVFHHLNAFEDGASGEVVVDSIYYKDFPSIGPQVDFREIDFASIPEGQLRRCRINPRSGAVQSEWLEQRCCEFAMVNPAHQGLEARFAWMAVAECERGNGPLQAIEKLDLQTGERRLWSAAPRGFVTEPVMVPRPASTAEDKHAEDSGWVLVPVWNGARCATDLVILRADDLAEQAVLELPLAIPYGLHGSWAAAT, from the coding sequence GTGATTTCCTCTGCCACACTCCCAGTTGCGGATGGTCCCCGTTTCGACCGAGCTGATTGGTCAGGCGCTTTCCGCAACGTCGGCCTAGAGCTCAGTGACGAATTGGTAGTTGCCGTTCGGGGCACCATCCCAACAGAGTTGGCCGGCACCCTTTATCGCAATGGTCCGGGTCGGCTTGAGCGAGGCGGCCTCTGGGTCCATCACCCTTTCGACGGCGATGGCATGGTCGCGGCCCTCAGATTTGAAGCCGGTCAGGTCCACCTCACCAACCGTTTCGTGCGTACCGAGGGCTGGCTGGCCGAGGAGCGGGCCGGGCGCTTCGTCTATCGGGGGGTGTTTGGCACCCAGAAACCTGGCGGTGTCTTGGCCAATGCTTTTGATTTGCGCCTCAAGAACATCGCCAATACCCATGTGGTGCGGCTCGGCGATCAGCTGCTGGCGCTCTGGGAGGCGGCCGAGCCCCATGCTCTTGATCCCCAAACCCTTGAGACCCGCGGCCTGTCACGGCTTGACGGGGTACTTAAGCCTGGTGAGGCCTTCAGTGCCCATCCCCGCTTCGATCCAGGTCACCACGGTGAGCCCCGCATGGTGACTTTCGGTGTCAAGGCGGGCCCCACCAGCACGATCCGATTGATGGAGTTCGCCACCGAGGAGCAGCCCGACGGCGTGCGGGCCGGTGAGCTGGTGGCCGACAGAAGCCACAGCTTCAAGGGGTTTGCCTTCCTCCATGATTTCGCCGTCACCCCCAGCTGGGCAGTGTTTCTTCAGAACGCTGTGGCCTTCAATCCCCTGCCCTTCGTGTTTGGCCAGAAGGGGGCGGCCCAGTGCCTGGCCTCCAAGTCCGGCGAAGCCGGCCAGTTCTGGTTAGTGCCTCGTCAGAGCGGCCACCATGCCGGCGCCAAACCAGTGCAGCTGCCAGCTCCCGAAGGTTTTGTGTTTCACCACCTCAATGCCTTTGAGGATGGCGCTAGTGGTGAAGTGGTGGTGGATTCGATCTACTACAAAGACTTCCCCTCGATCGGCCCCCAGGTTGATTTCCGCGAGATTGACTTCGCTTCGATTCCCGAGGGGCAACTACGCCGCTGCCGCATCAACCCCCGCTCCGGGGCTGTGCAGAGCGAATGGCTGGAGCAGCGTTGTTGCGAGTTCGCGATGGTCAACCCCGCCCACCAAGGGCTTGAAGCGCGCTTTGCCTGGATGGCGGTGGCGGAGTGCGAACGGGGCAATGGTCCCTTGCAGGCCATTGAGAAACTTGACCTCCAAACCGGCGAGCGTCGGCTGTGGAGTGCTGCCCCCCGCGGTTTTGTCACCGAGCCCGTAATGGTGCCCCGCCCAGCATCTACTGCCGAAGACAAGCATGCTGAAGATAGTGGCTGGGTGTTGGTGCCGGTCTGGAACGGAGCCCGCTGCGCCACTGACCTGGTGATTCTCAGGGCCGATGATCTGGCTGAACAGGCAGTGCTGGAGCTCCCATTGGCGATCCCCTACGGCCTGCACGGCAGCTGGGCTGCTGCCACTTGA
- the psbF gene encoding cytochrome b559 subunit beta — protein sequence MTQTPAPTTPRNYPIFTVRWLSIHALGVPTVFFLGALAAMQFVRR from the coding sequence ATGACCCAGACCCCTGCCCCCACAACGCCCCGCAACTATCCGATCTTCACGGTCCGCTGGTTGTCGATCCATGCCCTCGGGGTGCCCACGGTGTTTTTCCTGGGAGCCCTTGCGGCCATGCAGTTTGTTCGCCGCTGA
- the rdgB gene encoding RdgB/HAM1 family non-canonical purine NTP pyrophosphatase, with the protein MAALDLDLALDPAPFSRLVIASTNAGKIGEFRQLLAGMGLEIDAQPGDLEVEETGATFAENARLKAITVARHSGSWTLADDSGLSVAALNGAPGVHSARYAATDPARISRLLDELAGSSDRTAHFSAALALADPNGNVRIEVEGICAGVILEAPRGEGGFGYDPVFFVPETGLTYAEMDQTLKGRIGHRGRAFAQLEAPLRELLGS; encoded by the coding sequence ATGGCTGCCCTAGACCTAGACCTGGCCTTAGACCCAGCACCCTTCAGCCGATTGGTGATCGCCAGCACCAATGCCGGCAAAATTGGAGAATTTCGCCAATTATTGGCTGGCATGGGCCTGGAAATCGATGCCCAGCCTGGGGATCTGGAGGTGGAGGAAACAGGTGCAACCTTCGCAGAAAATGCCCGCCTCAAAGCAATCACAGTTGCCAGACACAGCGGCAGCTGGACCCTGGCAGATGATTCGGGCCTCAGCGTCGCTGCCCTCAATGGAGCTCCCGGGGTGCACTCCGCTCGCTACGCAGCCACGGACCCAGCCCGCATCTCCCGACTGCTAGACGAACTGGCAGGCAGCAGCGACCGCACTGCCCACTTCAGCGCAGCCCTAGCCCTGGCTGATCCCAATGGCAATGTGCGCATCGAAGTGGAGGGCATCTGCGCGGGCGTGATTCTCGAGGCCCCCCGCGGCGAGGGGGGGTTTGGCTACGACCCAGTGTTTTTCGTGCCGGAGACCGGACTCACCTACGCCGAGATGGACCAAACCCTCAAGGGCCGAATCGGCCACCGGGGCCGGGCCTTCGCCCAACTCGAGGCACCCCTGAGAGAGTTGTTGGGCAGCTGA
- a CDS encoding acyl carrier protein — translation MDTSEMTDDQIVAQIAGLIRKCVPDAQAVAIGMDSRLVEDIGIDSLGAYELIMEAEDLFHIEITDSQVEGIKTIADLIAIVRGPVVQGPNA, via the coding sequence ATGGACACCTCCGAAATGACCGATGATCAAATTGTCGCTCAAATTGCAGGTCTCATCCGTAAGTGCGTCCCTGATGCCCAGGCGGTTGCAATTGGCATGGATTCCAGGCTGGTTGAAGATATTGGCATTGACTCCCTGGGCGCCTACGAATTAATCATGGAAGCGGAAGACCTTTTCCATATTGAAATCACTGATTCCCAGGTTGAAGGCATAAAGACAATCGCCGACCTGATTGCCATCGTGCGTGGGCCTGTCGTGCAAGGGCCTAATGCCTGA
- the lpxB gene encoding lipid-A-disaccharide synthase — MVESPARACRILLVAGEASGDLHGGHLVRAFRQLCPTAEVVGVGGAQLGAAGMEILADVNKLSAVGLVEIAGSIPRHWRVMRLLKQQMARHRPDLVVLVDYPGFNLIVAREAHRRGIPVFFYVAPQVWAWGKGRARRMAGFIDRLAVIFPFEEAIFNGYGRRFASYVGHPLLDGLVVSCDRADTLRKHGFDDVQPLLVLMPGSRRSEVRLLLPAMLRAAELLSNEGWQVALVQAPTVPESYLSQVAGGKLQVPLIRGDTYNLLAAADAGLIASGTATLEAALLGCPPVIVYRFSWFTYLLARLVIGRRSMGLPNVVLGRSAFPELIQRNFKPVQLAQAVRDLAARRGLNRQLIDELRSKMGVAGASERAANLMLELLR, encoded by the coding sequence ATGGTTGAGTCTCCTGCCAGAGCCTGCCGGATCCTGTTGGTGGCTGGGGAGGCCTCCGGCGACCTCCATGGGGGGCACCTAGTGCGGGCGTTCCGCCAGCTTTGCCCCACTGCCGAAGTGGTGGGTGTGGGCGGGGCCCAGCTGGGTGCTGCTGGTATGGAAATCCTGGCGGATGTGAACAAGCTCTCGGCGGTGGGGCTGGTGGAGATCGCCGGCAGCATTCCGCGCCACTGGCGGGTGATGCGCCTGCTCAAGCAGCAGATGGCAAGGCATCGCCCGGACCTGGTGGTGCTGGTTGACTATCCGGGCTTCAACCTGATCGTGGCCAGGGAGGCCCACCGCCGGGGCATTCCGGTTTTCTTCTATGTGGCTCCGCAGGTGTGGGCTTGGGGGAAGGGGCGGGCGCGTCGCATGGCCGGCTTCATCGACCGGCTGGCGGTGATCTTTCCCTTCGAAGAGGCCATCTTCAATGGCTACGGGCGCCGCTTTGCCAGCTACGTGGGGCACCCCCTGCTCGATGGCTTGGTGGTGAGCTGCGATCGGGCCGACACCCTTCGGAAACACGGCTTTGACGATGTTCAGCCCCTGCTGGTGCTGATGCCAGGCAGCCGCCGCAGCGAGGTGCGGTTGCTGTTGCCAGCGATGCTGCGGGCGGCCGAACTGCTCAGCAACGAAGGCTGGCAGGTGGCTCTAGTGCAGGCCCCCACCGTTCCCGAGAGCTACCTGAGCCAGGTGGCCGGCGGCAAACTGCAGGTGCCGCTGATTCGAGGCGATACCTACAACCTGCTGGCAGCTGCCGACGCCGGCCTGATCGCCTCCGGTACCGCCACCCTGGAGGCTGCCCTGCTGGGCTGCCCTCCGGTGATTGTGTACCGCTTCTCGTGGTTCACCTATCTGCTGGCTAGGTTGGTCATTGGGCGCCGCTCGATGGGGCTGCCCAATGTGGTGCTCGGCAGGTCGGCCTTTCCGGAGCTGATCCAGCGCAATTTCAAGCCCGTTCAGCTAGCCCAGGCGGTGCGTGACCTGGCAGCGCGGCGCGGCCTGAATAGGCAGCTAATTGACGAACTGCGCTCGAAGATGGGGGTGGCGGGCGCCTCGGAGCGCGCTGCCAACCTGATGCTTGAGCTGCTGCGATGA
- a CDS encoding ABC transporter ATP-binding protein, whose product MKGPLLSRFLAYGRRYLWPLFSLALLFNFAYGASTAFVPLVIRFLFDDILPSNDRGRLYLAPVVIVGVIALRAVSQFVGTYLTESVGQRITADLRTDMATKVLELPQGYVDSHPSTVLVSRVLTDVDLVKSGLVDGFSSLIKDGLTLIALVTVAFYQDWLLSVLAFILFPLGVYPVLRSSKKVRHHSKAGQTRLARLAAYLQEALVGSRVVKIFGMQAYELGRFQEENNSVLASALRTSRAKLINQPLMEFLGAVGFSAVLVYGGETVLAGDRTTGSFFAFLTSLYLCYAPFKGIARSNATLQQGLSAAEELFTILDVEVEPSDPLRPQPLTGFEQGLKAEQVSFAYGQDEVISSLDLEVPCGATVALVGPSGGGKSTIIDLFCRFHDPQRGRLTIDGIDLRQVAQADLRALISVVDQNTFLFNDSVANNIAYGHAEASVETIEAAARAANAHNFIVQLPQGYETPIGENGTMLSGGQRQRIAIARALIKNAPILFLDEATSALDSASEQLVQEALDRLMQHRTTLVVAHRLSTIVNSDRICVIEAGRLVEAGTHSELLARGGRYESLFSTQFARAGTP is encoded by the coding sequence ATGAAAGGCCCCCTGCTGTCTCGCTTCCTGGCCTACGGAAGGCGCTATCTGTGGCCCCTTTTCAGCCTGGCGCTGCTGTTCAATTTTGCCTACGGGGCCTCGACCGCCTTCGTGCCCTTGGTGATCCGCTTCCTTTTTGACGACATCCTGCCCTCCAATGACAGGGGCCGTCTTTACCTAGCCCCCGTCGTCATTGTTGGTGTGATTGCCCTGCGGGCGGTATCCCAGTTCGTGGGCACCTATCTCACCGAGTCGGTGGGCCAGAGGATCACTGCCGATCTGCGCACGGACATGGCAACCAAGGTGCTCGAGCTGCCCCAGGGCTATGTGGATAGTCATCCTTCAACCGTGCTGGTGTCTCGGGTTCTGACGGATGTGGATCTAGTCAAGTCTGGCCTGGTGGATGGGTTCTCTTCCCTGATAAAGGATGGATTGACCCTGATTGCACTGGTGACCGTGGCCTTCTATCAGGACTGGCTGCTGTCTGTGCTCGCCTTCATTCTTTTCCCCCTAGGGGTCTATCCGGTGCTGCGTTCCTCCAAGAAGGTGCGCCATCATTCCAAAGCGGGCCAGACCCGGCTTGCCCGTTTGGCGGCCTACCTACAGGAGGCCCTGGTGGGCTCAAGGGTGGTGAAAATCTTCGGCATGCAGGCCTATGAACTGGGTCGTTTTCAGGAGGAGAACAATTCGGTTTTGGCTTCGGCTTTGCGCACCTCCAGGGCCAAGCTGATCAACCAGCCGCTGATGGAATTTTTGGGCGCTGTGGGTTTCAGTGCAGTGCTGGTTTATGGGGGCGAGACTGTGCTAGCCGGCGACCGCACCACCGGCAGTTTCTTCGCATTCCTAACTTCGCTCTATCTTTGTTATGCCCCCTTCAAGGGTATTGCCAGGTCAAATGCCACCCTCCAGCAGGGCCTATCGGCGGCGGAGGAGCTGTTCACCATCCTCGATGTAGAGGTTGAGCCGAGCGATCCTCTGCGGCCCCAGCCCCTCACGGGTTTCGAGCAGGGGCTGAAGGCCGAGCAGGTGAGCTTCGCCTATGGTCAGGATGAGGTGATATCCAGCCTGGATCTCGAGGTGCCCTGTGGTGCAACCGTGGCCCTGGTTGGTCCAAGTGGGGGCGGCAAGAGCACGATCATCGATCTCTTTTGTCGCTTCCACGATCCCCAGCGGGGTCGACTGACGATTGACGGCATCGATTTGAGGCAGGTGGCTCAGGCTGATCTGCGCGCCCTCATCTCCGTGGTCGATCAGAACACTTTTCTGTTCAATGACAGCGTTGCCAACAACATCGCCTATGGCCACGCCGAGGCTTCAGTGGAGACGATCGAGGCAGCAGCCCGGGCCGCCAATGCCCACAATTTCATAGTGCAGTTGCCCCAGGGCTATGAAACCCCAATTGGTGAGAATGGCACCATGCTCTCTGGCGGACAGCGTCAGCGCATCGCCATTGCCAGGGCCCTGATCAAGAACGCCCCGATCCTCTTCCTGGATGAGGCCACATCGGCCCTGGATTCCGCCTCAGAGCAGCTGGTCCAGGAAGCGCTCGACCGCTTGATGCAGCATCGCACCACCTTGGTGGTGGCGCACCGGCTCTCCACCATCGTCAATTCCGATCGGATCTGTGTTATTGAAGCAGGCAGACTAGTTGAGGCCGGCACCCACAGCGAGCTCCTGGCCAGGGGCGGTCGCTATGAGTCCCTATTTTCCACTCAGTTTGCAAGGGCTGGAACCCCTTAG